cgctcttctaaagggagggaaagagatttCTCTTTAACTAAATATCTTGGGTCAGTCTTGCCTAAAACCCCTTCAGTTAGATTGATGTCTCTGGTTTAACCAGAAATAAAGGGCGTGCtgtttgccatttttcttttatgtttgtcTTTTTCCAACCCacaaaatatccttgaattcccCCAAACCCTGCCATCTCAGCACTCTCAGCTGAGGACCACATCTCTTCATCCAGTGCAGCCCGCTGTTTCCCAGAGAACTGGTAACAAGGCCTTCATCCTACGGCCAGAGATCTCAGCTGAACTAGCTCCACCCTGTCCTGGAGCTCCTATCATCTTTCTCAGTCATgcttctctctgtctgtctgtctgtctgtctgtctgtctgtctcggtgtctgtgtgcgtgtgtttgtctCTTCCTGTACACTTGCGCAATAGCATCTGCAATTTGAGTTCCAACTTGgcgactttgcagatgtgttggaATGTAGCCTTCACTGTCTGCAGGAAACTGGTAGAGACATTTGGGGAATTTAGCCTAACATCTGGGAAAGCCCAGACAGGGAGATCTGAGACCAAATGTGTACCTGTGCTTCTCTCGGCGCAGCAGAATGGATTCGGAGCACCTTCCCATAATACTTTCAATTTTTAATAGCTAAACATAATAATAACTACACTCTCAGTAGCTCCTAGCTGCAATTTCATCTATAGCCTACCTTTCAGATACTGTCTTTCTGAGCAAGAAATATGCACATCCCCTTAGCATCAGACAGTGAGAAGGGGAAGTTGATCCTGATTCCTTCATTGGAAGAAGTGGCTTGAGAAAAAACACCCGTCATTACACTCGGTTAATGAGATCTTCCCGAAGGAGGTGCACTCGGGATGTGTTTGGTCAACCTTGGTCTGGGACGGGACAAGCAGCCAGCTGACTGTTTTAGGAGCCTCCTGTGCTCTCCACAGGAGATACAGTTAGCTTATCTTGTGCTCCTCTGGTTTATGCATGAGCTGTACTGTTTTATTCAGTCAGTAAAAGTATAAATATgggcttctctttccttcagccTACATGTTCTATGAGCCTCCCAGAAAGCAAGATGGAGCAAAAAAGTGAAGGAGTCTTTAAATGAAGGGTAGCTAGATGGCCCATGTGGCTTCTGTCTCCGTACCTGTCTCCCTCCAGCTCACAGACGTATTTCACCACCGGACTCCAGTCGAAAGCCCCCGGTTCCTTCTTCAGCCATCGCTGCATCTCCTCCCGGTTCTGGTCAGCGTAGTCGGTGGCTATGATCTCTCGGAAGGATTCACAGGCGGACAGGAAATGGTGGATGCTTGGGCCACTGCCGATGTCAATCAGGGTGTCTCCCTTGATGCCATCTGTAGCCCATCACCCCAAACACAGTTTTTCAAGTCTCAGCCAAGATCCTTGGGCACCATCTCCTTGACCGTTTGCCCTTCATGTGGCTAACCTCCTTGCATGTCTTGGAGTGCACTGTGTTCTGCTCAGTTGCTGGAGGTGTGGGCATGGTTAAGAACCCCGCCAGAGAAGGGAGATGTTGGCGACTCTGTGCTTCACCAACAGAAGCACGATTCGCATTGGAGATTGCTCATGTCAGGCAACCGAATTCTGCAACACCTCTGGAATGAGAATTGCCACTTCAAGAAATAGATACAACCCTCCTTTGGACATTCTTCAGCAGGATGTTGTGTTCCACTTCAGTTTTCAAGTGCCTAACCCTTCTTCATTCTATGCATTCTATGCATTTTGATAGACACAGCCATTTGTACCCGCCTCGTCTGCATATTTTGTCAATAAATGAATTTGGGCAAACGTGTCATCCTACGCAGATTTTTGTACATGTCAGATAATCTGAGCAAGATATCCACTCACAGATAGCCTTAACGTTTATGTTAAGCCAAGCATTTGCATCATTCACAGAATCGCAAGAAGCTCATTGCCTTTGTGTTCTAGTCTGCACATTAGTCTGAGAGCGCAAATTACGCTGATCCCACTAAGAACCGGAGCCAACATCCCCCAGTTGCAAACACTTACCTGAAGTGAAAAGCCTGTGGAGATTTTTCAGATAAAATCGTAAAGAGGCATTGTTTGCATCATTCCCAGGCCTTAAGGTATAATATGATTCCAAATAATCTTTTGGAACAAAATACTTATCGTAGCATTCTTTTCCCGTGAAAGTTGGCTCCATTTCCACCAAAACCTTGCAAAAGGCTCAACCTCGACTTTTTGGCTTGCTTTGCTTTAGGGTTTTAAGGAGTCCGCCTGGCGCCTCCGGATCTTTATGCCTGCAATTTCCCAATCAGAAGGTCTGTCCCGTCCCCTGTTCCCGCCTATCTCACTCTCTGATCCTCTTCAAAGGGGGAGGCAGAACATTCCTCTGGGGAAGAATGTTTGATCGGGTGGTTTGCATGGAGAACAAACTTTGGGTAGCAGCTTCTGATAGGAGGCTGGAGGACTGTCCCCATGCTGAAGTCCTCTCCGCCCACTCATGACTGGGCAGGAAAGTAACTTGCCACCGCCACCAAGGCTAGTAGCCATCGGACCCATGGTCCTGTGCTCACAGAGAAGATCATCGTGGCTTGAGAAAGGTGCAGCTTCCCCGGTCCTAACGGTCTCTATTTTTCTTGCCCCAATGTTCCCCGTGGTTGAACGGGCACGCAGGTTCTTGCAGCAAGGCAAGACTGTGAGGCTTGTTTCTGGGAAGCAAAAGTCATACTGAGATCAGGAGCAACCCCCTGGGTTGAGGCAACCTAGCAGCTGGATTTATCGATGTTTGCTGTTTATCACGGGGTACCTTTTGGTTGCACATGGCTGTATTGTCTAAGTTCTCCTGGGAGAACATTTGCCCTTCCAAAGGCCTAGGAATGTGCCAATCAGCAGAAACATTTATGGGCAGCAGCCAGccggtgtaatgattgcctattctaaaatgcatcagactcataagcaggaattcaaagatatcggATTTATTAaggaacagcatgcaggatcacaaagaaagctgagaatggtaaaagTGCGGGCAATtcaaaactaaaaaccctcggtgaaaacgaaatccctccccccgtagaatcttctcaagtccacaaccaCAGGTGCTCCGAACGGTCTtggatggtctgcgggaaaagtccttgagcagagaaaacaaccccaacacattccattctcctgattccacatacagagcttggcacaaggtctcacagcagctccctcccaagcagaaagacgcgtcagcgccatggcatgggaaacgttacgatgtgtgaaatacattgaaacagtgcaCATGACAGCCAGATGGGCAGGCTCTAAGAAAAGCCACTGAAAACCCCTCAGGAATGCTGTCCTTACTACACTCTACATGGGAACCTCCCTACAATCACCTTCTTTTGAAATGCCTCATGGCTTTGCCTCTCGTCTCCACCGATCGGTTTCCTTAGTTTATAATTCAGTGCGGTTTGCGAACTCAGAAAATGAGCTACTTTGGTCTAagggtgaaggtgctggactcgAAACTCGGCATCccagtgggtgggggtggggcggaGGGACACGGCCAAGAGTGACAGCATTTTTCGTGAGCTCTTAACTCTTCTATTTTAGTTCCTCCTTTATTTAGTTTTCAGATCGTTTACTTAGATGGGGACTTGGTTGCTGAGAATGGCCTTTTAGCTGCTAAAAAGGTCACTGCACTTTTTGGTGAGCTGCCAGATGCCAATCAGAAAATAGATGAACTTAAGGCTATAATGGAAAAGCATGCAACTAAACCTTTTACGGAGTCCGCCACCAACTCGGTTGCTCCGGAACGTACCCAAATCCGTATGCTGCCCAAGACCCCAGTCGTACGGAAAATGCCAGGGATGAGCTAGTTCTGCAGCGACTCCGGATTCTGCTCCAGATTGCAATTAATCCTCTTAATGAGGGCAGGTGGCCCAACAGGCAAGCAGTGAGACACTCCCCCTCACAACACCTTTGccgtagagcagggtttctcaacccggTTTCCGCGGAATCccggggttccacaagaggtcgctcggggttccctgggagatcaagaccgatttaaaaaattatttcaaatccaggccacttcacattaaagaggtacgttttgttctttatttttagtttaagaacactgctgatGCATATATATACATTCTGTGAAATGAATGTaacagttttgtaacttctggactgtatttgagccggaatgtgcaggggttccccgaggcccgaaaaatatttcaggggttcctccagggtcaaaacctTGAGAAAGGCTGCCGCTGAGTATATTCCAGCAAGCTTACTGAAATCTCCTGGCTTCCCAGATGGCATGGACTTGAGAAAATATCATTGACTTCCAGCCATTTCTCACCCCCTACAGCAAGTTTTACTCTTAAACATTTTCTAAGGGGATTTCAAATTACGCCTGCACGTGTCTTCCACAGTAGTAGCGCACGGCCTCTTCTAAGTCCTGGGTGGAGAGCCGAGCCCACGCGGGAGAACCGCTTAAGCCCCGGAGTTCGTAATCTCAGCCAGCAGCTCCCCACACAGCAGAGCGTTGCACCCACTGCAAGGCCTGGACCAGGCAGGCACAGGAGGCTTTGCACTCAACTTAATTAAAGGGAAGGTCCAGACATCCGTCGACCCTACGGAGGATGAGGGAGGACTAGCTCAGTTGCTCGGCACACTCTCGACAGAAGGGCAACAAACTACTGTGCGCAAACCGGAGCCAGGCGAATTCTCTCCATAGGAGCCCAGAACATAATTGACCTTCAGACTTGGAGCCCCAGCCTGGCCTTGTTGGCTCTGCCCATGAAGCTCCTCCTCCTGCAGAATTGCCCCCGGTGCCAGACACCCTCCGCCTGGTTGGCAACAGCAGACCGGTTCTCTGCCTTCTCCTCCGGGCAGCAGTTCATTCCACCCAGGCGTTGCTCCTTCTGGACAACGGTCCGGAGGCAGCACCCCGAGAGGACCAGTGGAGTGACCGCTGCGTCCTGCTGACCATCCCACCATCCTCTCTTGGAACAGAGCCAGATGGGCCCCCAGATAAGCAGAGCCAGATTTCCTTGGATGTCCGGCCCAGTTTGATATATTTGTTTTTGCAGGAGACATGGATGCCGGGGGAATTTTCAATGCCCAACCACTTTCCTCGGCTAGCCCCCGCACAGCCCAGCCTCAGAGTTGGCAGACCCGGTGGGGGGTGGGCTTGGTCTATGTGTAGCCTCTAACTTAGGGGTCCAACTTGTAAAACCACCCTCCCCCCCAGCTGGAGAATGCCGTATCAGCTTTGTCAGTCTTTGACCAATTTTCCTTACTACGTATTAATCCCCATCTTCCTCCTCAGCAGCTCCACCCACAGGTCACCCAAACCTGGAACCAGGTTGATCCTGTCCTCACTCTTTGCCTGAATAATCCTTCCCTTTTCTGGCATACTGTAACAAATTGTTCCCATAACAACATTACACAATTGAGTGGTAGCATCCCTTCAGGTACCTGGGTACCTCATTTCCAAGCCCTCTGCTGTGATCTGCATGCTAACACCTATGCGATGGATGTTCCTTTATCCTCacctctgcagtggcccccagtcACACGCAAGGAAGTTAGGAAGCTTAGTAGCCAGCTTCAGGGTGCGACAGCCCCCAGGAGTGACCATATCCCCCCTGAGCTAATTAAGTCCAAGCCAGAATGGAGGGCCCTGTATTGGCCTCCTTCTTTTCCTATACCAACCACACAGCTAAGATTGCAGAGGACTGGGGGAAGCCATCATTTTTCCCTCATATAAAAAGGGCGATAGAAATGACCCACCTAGTTATGGGCCAGTTAGTTTATTGAACGTCATTAGCAAACTATGTGCCAGATACCTATTCACCAAACTCCAAACCTGGGCAACAGATGAGGGAATAGTCAACCCAGAGCAAGCAGGGTTGCATCTGGGACAATCTACTGTAGACCATTGCTTAGTGCTTCAACACCTGGCAGACAAATATACAAACCCCTCTGGCCTGAATCGATCTGCAGCCTTTATTGATTCCAAGGCAGTTTTTGATAATATCTCAAGGGTCAGACTCTGGGACATCCTGAGCAGATCCTCTATAGACAAAGGACTCTTGCTCCTAATTCACAACTTACTGTACAGGAGATGATAAAACCAGCCATAGAGTAAGATGTAACCGGGGAAGGGACCTTCCGATTTTACTCCGACTGTCAAGGGGGTGAAAGAAGGATGTATTTTAGCACTCTTGCAACATTTTAGCTCTTTCTTAAGGAGCATACCCCTGATCTACTGAGCTAATAACTCTATCACAGGAGGAGATAAGCTTGGTCCGGATGATTTCTCCATGGCAGAGGAGGCAGAGAGGAAAGTGTGGAGGTGGGCGGGAGGTCTCAGTCTCAGCTCTCCATTCTTCCCATCTGCTCGAAACTGATGCTGGACAGAGAATCAAGTCTCCAGACAGTCTCCACCATTAGGGAAGTCTCTTGGAAGAGGGGAAAGCCAGGAAGAGGGAATTCGATGTGATTCGATTTGATATTTAATGGGCCAAATTCCTGGGGGAAGGGAGTGGAGACCATCACCCCCTGATGGCTTCTCAGCTTTTTGCAGGAACTACTCCTGTGGGACTGCTGCACCACAACTAGGACATCTTTTATGCCAATGCTGACAGCTTTCTTAATTATGATTGGGGGGGGTGCCCTTGGTCAAGCACATCCCTGAATCTTACCCCCAACTGCTTAATCGGGCCTGTTATCTTCAAGTGTGTTTTGAAAAAGAAGCCCCAGGAGAGAGACATAAAGCTGACGGAACATCCACCGGGAGCACAAAGGATGCTCTCGGAATCCTGCTGGCCCAGAATGCCACAGAGATCCTGCAGTTTATAAGTAAATCGGTTGTGCCTCTATTGCTTCATCAGAACTTTCCTAAAGTAGCTGCCACGTTTATTCTTTCCAGACCAGCGGCATCTTGGAATGCGATCGAACCAACGGGCCTGGGAAGGGTCTGCTCTTGGCCAGCAGGATAACTCCCCCAAACTGAGCAGGATGGGGAAAAATTTAACGTGtggggagaagccagcaaaaacGAGACTGGCTTCAACAAATGGGGTGCATGCGgctgggggctgcagagaaaaatattccTGGCAATTCCCCCAGCGCATCCTGGTGGGAGAGGCAGCTGGGCAGCGGCTCAGAGTGCCACGGACCGCTCTCTGccgagccctcttcctccctttcccgGAAGCAGGACCCACAGAGGAGCAGAGGCAGCCCGCTTGGTGCTGCCCAGAGGATCCACCTGCACAAACACAGAGACCCAACACAAGGGGAGCAggaacccacacacacacacccagatgcAAGATGCTACTTTATTACACAGAAGAATGTACAGACTTCTCCTATGCGCATGCTAGGAAAGGGGTGGGAaggattccagaagccatgcaCCCTCTTTCTTCCCTAACTTGCATCACCCAATCTTAACAATGGTTGGAGAAGCCTCTAATGGTTATGACAACAGCTGCGTCATTTTTACAGGCTACATTTCTGGGCAAGAAGCAGGGACCGTCCCTTCCCATCAGTTACGGACAAGGGGAAGTCAATCCTGATTTCTTCAAGCAATTTAATGGCAAAGCCAGCCTGTCTTGCTGCCTCTTCCACCACCTCCTTCTCTAAGTAGAGGGCTGAGAACTCACGTTGGCCAACCATGTAATAGCGCCCTTGAAGGCTTGTATACATCACAAGATGCCCCCCTGGTTTCACCAGGGAACTGATGTTCCTGAAGGCCATTCGGTAGGTGGGGATGTCTTTGCAAGTTGCTTCCAAACAGAAAGTGGAGAGCAAACAATCCGCAGGAGGAAGAACGAGCGGAGCCAAAGGGTTGGGTTGGGTCACATCGCATTTCAGGACCTGCCTGACAGCTCTTCgcaccttctcttccttctctggcCACTTTTCCCTGGGGGGAAGAGACAGGATGAATCTGACCTGCACGCCTCCACACCTGCATCAATACTTTCAATTTTTAATAGCTAAACATAATAATAACTACACTCTCAGTAGCTCCTAGCTGCAATTTCATCTATAGCCTACCTTTCAGATACTGTCTTTCTGAGCAAGAAATATGCACATCCCCTTAGCATCAGACAGTGAGA
This genomic interval from Candoia aspera isolate rCanAsp1 chromosome 9, rCanAsp1.hap2, whole genome shotgun sequence contains the following:
- the LOC134502625 gene encoding nicotinamide N-methyltransferase-like — its product is MEPTFTGKEYYDKYFVPKDYLESYYTLRPGNDANNASLRFYLKNLHRVFTSDGIKGDTLIDIGSGPSIHHFLSACESFREIIPTDYADQNREEMQRWLKKEPGAFDWSPVVKYVCELEGDREKWPEKEEKVRRAVRQVLKCDVTQPNPLAPLVLPPADCLLSTFCLEATCKDIPTYRMAFRNISSLVKPGGHLVMYTSLQGRYYMVGQREFSALYLEKEVVEEAARQAGFAIKLLEEIRIDFPLSVTDGKGRSLLLAQKCSL